CAGCTCATTGatcccatccctgctgctcctgtggCCAGAAGTGTCCGCACACCCCAAACCCTGAGCCCATTGCCTCCCTTGGCTTCCCATCCCATGGGGAAAACTTTCCCAGCTGTTTTCCCTGCAGATTTGGGGTCCCTactggtgctgggggctggatcagcccccctgccccagcgcgAGCCCCTCCTTGGGGCTTGTGCAGTTGGGTGGGGGGGGGTCAGGGGCTGGAGCCTGCCCCATCCCTTCTCCTGGgagtttctcttctgtttgcatttgaCCCGTGGTTGGGTGGTGGGGGGGGCCCTGCTTGGAAAGAGGGACTTCAGGTGGAGGAAACCCCTTTGGCCTCAGCCAGAGTCGTTGGCTCCTGGTCGGCAGACTGACCCAGGGAATGGTGCTCATTTTATCTTGCTTACAAACgcttctgattttgttttgctgcttcagaGGCTTCAGAGATAATGAAGAGCATTGGGGAAGCCATTCAGTACCTGCACTCGATCAACATTGCGCACCGGGATGTGAAGGTACGTGCTGCACGCTCACGCAGCGATGCCGAGCCCCGCTTGGCCTGTGGCAATGCTGAGGCTGCTCTGGCTCTTCTGCTCACTTCTTCCCTGTGTTTTCACAGCCGGAAAACCTCTTGTACACCTCCAAAAGGCCCAATGCTGTGCTAAAACTCACGGACTTTGGCTTTGCTAAAGAAACCACCACGCACAACTCTTTGGCCACTCCGTGTTACACGCCATACTATGTGGGTAAGTGGCTGGGGGTCCTGAGCTTGCAGgtttgcagggctggagggcagAGCCGGGGGGCTTTGGAAGGTGCCACGTGCAGCCCATCAGCTCTGCATCCAGCCTGGAGCCTCAGCTCCTGCGTGGTGTTGGGGGCGAGCCCTGTCTGGgatgcctggggctgggggctgctttGGGTGCAGGTTTGCAGCTCGCTGGTGCGTGCAGGGGTTGCATGCCACCCCTCGGTGGGCTGCGATGAGCGTGGTGTCGGTGTGTGTGGCCAATACGTTGCACCCCCGTGCTGCAGCCTCCCTTGCATCATGCTCGGGGCTGCAAGGTGGCACCACCCTGCAccgctgctgcctctgctgcctgcgTGGCCGTGCTGGTGCCCATGCAGCAGCGCTGgcgctgctctgagcagggctgCCGAGACTGTGCGGAGCTGCAGGCGGCTCTTGGGCAGCTCCGTGGGATGGTCACGTCCCTCTCACCGGGCGCTGCCGCTTTGACTCAGgactttgtttctctctttacCAGCCCCGGAGGTGCTGGGCCCGGAGAAGTACGACAAGTCCTGTGACATGTGGTCCCTCGGTGTCATCATGTACATTCTGTAAGTCCGACAGGTCCCTCGCCGTCCTGCCATGGTCAGAAGCGGGGATGCAGCTTCTGAGCTTGTTtgctggctggtggggctgagcctttcccagctgcgctgctcctgctcctggcacTGCCCCGTGCCCCACAGGCGCTGCTGGGGGGCTTTTGGGGCAACGCACTGactctctgctccctcccctgGTGCAGGCTGTGTGGGTACCCCCCTTTCTACTCCAACCACGGCCTGGCCATCTCACCTGGCATGAAGAAGCGAATCCGAATGGGCCAGTACGAGTTTCCCAATCCAGAATGGTCCGAAGTATCGGAGGAAGGTAAATGTGGTGCCTGCGATGGCTTGTCCCCAGGCTGAGGTTTCCCATCGGGGCCAACCCTGTGTCCAGCAGCGCTGCGAGGGCTGGGGGAAAGCGTGGGCCACCtcccagtgatgctgcagcTTCGCCTCTTTGCTGGAGAGGCTTTGGCTGAAGGGTTTGACCAGGATGAGCTCTGTGGCACGGAGGGGACAGGAGGTGCATGCAGGCACCGTGGGGCCACTGGCTCGGGTTGGAGCATGGGGAGAGCCCCCTGGGACCCACTAACGCTCAGCCCTGCCCAAACCCTTCCAGTTAAGCAGCTGATACGCAACCTGCTGAAGACTGACCCGACCCAGCGTATGACGATAACGGAGTTCATGAACCACCCCTGGATCATGGTGAGTGCGGGGTTGATGAGGcagcagggtgggatggggacgaggatggggcaggggtgggatgCCTGCGGCTCCCAGCTCACACTCCTCTGCTCTTGGCAGCAATCCATGCAGGTGCCGCAGACCCCGCTGCACACCAGCCGCGTGCTGAAAGAGGAGAAGGATCTGTGGGAGGACGTGAAGGTAAAACCTCCTCTGTTGCTCTCTGAAACGCTCTGAGCCCCGGGTGCCATCTGGGCACTGTCCGCTTCTGCCTTCTCATCACAAACGGGGCAAATTCGGGCTGGGTGCGAGGGTGCTGGCTCCCGGGGAGATCTGTGCTCAGGACAGGGCTGGAAAAATTGGCGGTGTGAccctcagcccctgcagcagTTTGTCCCTGTGGGAGCTCGGAGGGGGGACAGCCaccctgggggtcctgggggacTGCGGGCTGTGCCTGCGCGGGGTGTTGCTGACGGCGCTGCCTGTGCCTCCTGCCCGCAGGAGGAGATGACGAGCGCGCTGGCCACCATGCGAGTGGACTATGAACAAATCAAGATCAAGAAAATCGAAGATTCCTCGAACCCTTTGCTGATGAAGAGGCGGAAGAAAGCAAACCCCACCGAGCCTGCCGCGCTCCCCCACTGAGGGTGCCCCGCGCCCGCCGGCCCTTGAGAAAGCaataactatatatatattttttttaagaaaaaagacaaaaagagacAGACTGTTATATCAAGCGCATGGAATTCAGACATTTATACCAGACTAGTTATTTTTAGCTACTCACCTGTGTTTCTGACCTTGCTGGAGCAGGCGGTAAGATTCCCCCGTCAGATCCATACGCTGCGGCCAGGGGTTTTGTCCTGTAGGTGAACGCCGCTGGTAattggataatttttttttctttcgtgaaatggttttgatttttttcttttttccttccttccttccaaagACATGGAAATTCCTGTGGTGACCTTTTTAGGGTATAtaacatataaatattttttaaaaactactgtAGAGCTGAAAGCCAGACAGTGTGTTCCTGGTGTGGATGCTGGCTAAGGATGGGCTTCGGGCTTGGGAATGGGTtaggggtggggaaggagagctgcctgctcccccgTCCTGCTGTGTGTGGCAGGGCTGgcgtggggaaggggggggggtccctgtgGCTGCCatgctgctttgctggctggaaaactgctgcttttaaagcaCGGTAGCCAAAAGCCaacccccctccctccccagcctggaAGCCTTGCCTCTACCGGGCGGCACGCAGGGCTCCCCGCCAGCACCGTCTGTGTCACTGTCTGtctgtgcgtggggtgtgtgTCGTGTCCGTGGGCGAGCAGCTGCGTgtggcccccagccccccgccgtGGGCACCGCAGTCTGTACCTGTGCCTGGAATCCAGTTCTGACCtcaggggtgggcagggggggggggggggggggaaacggGGCGAGCAGGAGGCCAGTGCCCCCTGTTTTACCCCGCTCTGCAGGGACGTGGGGAGCAGATGCTTCCCTGCCGCCTCTGcccgctcccccagccctgggggagaTGCTGTCCCCCTGGGGGAGATGCTGTCCCCCTGGGGGAGATGCTGTCCCCCTGGGGGAGATGCTGTCCTGCGTGGAGCGGGGTGGAAAAGGCACGGGGCCGTAGCTCAAGCTGGGACAGCagcactgcccccccccccccccggggctggggggctggcaaTGCTCCTCCACTCCTGGGAGCAGGACGGCTGCTCTGAAGTCTTTAGTCcatgaattattattattattattattattatttgtcaCAACGTTTCACTGCGTTAAATGTGTttgaatggggaaaaaaaaattttaagcaaTGTTTAGTTTTTAGGTGATCTTTTAGACACTGTAtggaattttaatttgttttaaaaaccaatttttatccctttttttttttttttttaaaaaaatttttgtcTGTTGGCTTATACTAATCTTCCTGGTCTGCTCTTCAGTCCCTTGGATTAAAGACACTTAATGCGTCACCCAGTCTCTCTTCCTTGCTTGTGTGGCTGCAAAGAAACACCCCGGTGCTCCAGGCTGGGCGGCCGCTCTCCTGATGTcttgaaattgctttttttccacccaaGAGGCTGAGCTCCCCCAGGTTGTTCTCTGAGGACGCAACATTTTGGTCCTTGCAAAATCGCTTTGCCTGGGGACAGGCGCTCGAGACCTCGTGGCTGTGGCAGTCACTTGCCTCCCCAGCATGTGTGCCCCTCCTGGCTGGGGCTTTGGGGACGTGGGACCCGTGGCCGTGGGTGCTGTGCCCGGGTACCGGCAGGGGGAACTGCGCATCCAGCatggcagcctggctgtgggtgctggacCACGCGTGGCCTTGGGGACTGGGGCTGCCGACGGCCGTGCCGGGTCCCCGCTGTCACCTCTGGGCTGGCACCCCCGGGGTGCGCAGTGGGTGCGGTGCTGGGGTTTATGGCTGCgggggtgctgggagctgctgccgttGCTTGTACGAGCGTCGGCTGCAGTGTTTGCAGGAGGGGAGGAAGTGGCGAGATCCCCAGATGCCTTCCTCACCCTgctcaccctcctcctcctgctactgctggtggggcagcagtggggggctgctggggtgggcagcacGGGGCAtgcaggtgcagcagcaggggctgtggAGGGGCTCGGACGGGTCCTGTTAGGTTGTTTGACTCCAAGCCATCACTTCTCTGCTTCCCCTGCGTGGGGCTTTTCCTGGGGGACTCAGGACCAGGCTctgagcccaggctggggaccCCCAAGCATCTCCCCGGGTGAGTTTGTGGTCCCTGAGCTGAGCGCTGGGCAGGTGGGAGTACGAGAGCGCTGCCCACGAGCTTTGCCAATCGGCGGAGCAGGAGGGCTCCAAGTGCGTGACACCAAAGGCTTTCTCTGattatttgtttcattatttcatgCTTGGAGCTGGGGTACTTTTTGCTCCGGCCGATGGAGCTGTATTTTCCAACAGCACTGGCTGAATGAGCCTTGCGGTGCCACTGCCAGAGCTGCCGAAACCTCTCCGCTGACCCGGCTGCGGGATTTTGCTTCGCCTGCGGCACTTGGGTACCTTGGAACCACACAAGATCCCTGGGGCGAAGCAGCTGGTGCTCCGGGATGGGACAGTAagtgctggggatgggggcGTGGGAAGGGGACTTgtgggccggggggggggggtgggttcCCAACCTTTCCTATCCTGCTGGAGAGGGTCTTGGTACCTCTGGGCTTTTAGGGATACAGAAATGCGGGGTGGGATGTGCACCCTATGATGCAGGTTGGCTGCaggcgggctgtggtgcagAGGATGCAGGTTTTGGACCAGCCATGGTGAGCTGGAGGGGGTACCCCAATGCTCCCCCCAGTTACTGGGGGCTCCTTTGCTCAAACCACATCATCACCCCCGGCTCTTGTGCTGCCTCTTGCTGGTTTTAATGGGATTGATGGGATGCaacaggctgcaggagccccCAGAGGTATTTTCAATCTACATTTGGGTGAAATTCAGTCTGAATCTTCTCCAGTGCTCACTCCTGTGCCGTTGGGTTTGGGGTGCTGCACCAGACCCCAGCGCTGTGTCCAGCTGTTCGTGTGGGACCCCCGGTGCTAAGGGCAGAGTGGGGCTGGTCCTGGGGGcttccccagcatcaccccgGTGCTGAGCAGCTCATCAAAGCCACCGCTTCGAGCATCGCTTGGCCTGGGAGGGTTCTGCGTTGGTGCTGGTGagacctgcctgccctgccgggCTGCCCGGTGTCCGTGGGTCCGCTGGACAGACAGACTGTCCTGTGGGTCCcgctttttccttcctgcctctgCTTCACGTGTCTCCTCTGAAGGCAGCCCGGCgagctcttgctgctgctgtggaaatgTTTCCCTTCAGCTTACCCAGGGCAAATTTTGAGGTTCAGGGACAGGAACTGATGTGCAAGTGGTagtggggagggggacaggaCAGCGTCAGCCCTTGAAGGACCTGGAGCTTCAACCTCATCCAGAAGCGGCGGGTCCCGGGGTGGtacacagctctgctcccttctTGCGAGTCTTCTGGCCCTGGGAGTCCCAAGTTTCTCCCCACGCCTCAGCTGCTGGTGACCTTGAAATCAGGTTTACAAGAGGCTTGCTCTGCTTTTTGCCAAcctgtgttgttttttctattttcttccccccctccatTGCATATGGGGTTTAGCTGAGCCCCGTGCAGGGTGCTGCCAGGAGGGATGcgtgcaggagcagcagcctggatgGAGTTTCCCCACGGCAGCTCTGCAGGTCCCACGTGGCTGATTCCAGCCgcagccctgggccagcagcaCGGTACAACTGTCGGCACATGTTGTGGTTTGGAGATGCACTGACTGAAaaacttttgtcttttcaaGAAGTTAGCAAAACACTTACCACTGTGCAGCGGCGTTTGCACAAAGTGTAACGTGAGAGGCTGAAAGTGGAACTCggagctgcctctgcctggtGCAAACCCACCCCTTTGCACTTAAAAATGCTTAAACAAGCACTTTTTTACGTGCTGGTGTCTGGCAAACGGCTCGATGTTGTATCTGTCAGGAGGAAACATTTGAGTTGTCTTAGAAACGCCTGGTAGGCTGCATCTCTTCATGGTGCTTTAAAGGCATTTGCAAAACCTGACGCGCTGTCCTTGTGCGGGCGGTGAAGAGCGAGGGTTAGGGCAAGTTTGCCGGTGCGATCCGTGGGATGCGGGGTGCACCGCTGGACCCAGCCTGGCCTTGTGGCACCCCTCACCCTGAGCATCCCGTATCACCTCTGGTGCTCTGTCCCTGAGACTCATGCTGCCATAGCTCGTGGTTGCCCGCGGGCTGGACAGGGCAGAACAAGCCCAGCGTTGGGTTTTGTGGCCGAGCAGCCTGGTTGCCTTTAGGCAGTGCCGTgtctggctctgcagctgatGGGCCCTGGAGCTGAGCGCCTGGGATGCTCCCTCGCTGTCCAGCGGGTGGGGGAAGGAATCGGGCTGGAATTCCGTGTCGTGTTATTTCAAGGTGTAAATGATGCTGAGCTGCAGTTATGGGCTGGGGGCTGTAAACCAGGATGGGCTGTCGAGGTGCCGTCTCCCCTCCCCCCGTGGGTGTAGTGGaggcaggagaggctggagcTGTGGGGTCCCTGCACTGTGCTGGGCGGCTGGCACAAGACCCCAAACCCGAGGTCCCATCTTTGCCTGAACTGCAAGGCTGTGCCTCTCGGATGGAGGGTGCAGGGTGGCACCTTGCTGTTTGGCGTAAGAAGGTGCCAGAGGTAGAACAGGTAAGAAGGTGACTGGGGTGTGAGCAGTGGTGGCTCTGACCGTGTAGCACTTGAGCAGGGAAGGCTCAGGAGCGTTTGTCCTGTTCCTGGGGGTACGTGGGCTGCTCCAAGACATGCTGCTGCGGGATGGATGCTGCTGCGGGATGCTGCTGCACAATGGGGCAGGAAGGAATGAAATCAAATCCCACAGAGCTGTTGCGAGATGGGAGCTGGAGATGGACAAGAAGAGGAGCTTTGGTGACCTCCTCCGATCCCCCTTGCAAAAGCCAAGCAGGGAGGAGTCGTTTCTTTAGCTGCCAAGTTCCAAAACAGTGAGCTAATACCTAAAAGCCTAACAGTAAATCGTGTCTGTTTGCACGATGCCGCTTGCTCTACCAAAGTGGAAATGTGGACTGTACAAATACGCACGGCACTGCGAGGTGAGAAGCGCAGGCAGATTTTTCCGGGGGCTCAGCCCACAGCTGCCGTTAGGTCTGATGAGCTTGCGCAGGTTCAAcgttttggaaaaaaaaaaagagattttctaAACAAATGTAATCCTAGTAATAAAACCTTGAGGTTGTCTTGGGGGGTGTTCAGGTTTCCTTTATTGCTGAGAGCTTGTTCTGGAAATCACAGTGCTCACTGACACAAATCTCAACTCCAGTGGGAAGATTTGCagcttgaaatgttttctgtctgttcggggagggaagagcagaggagagcGGGCGCCAATGGCCACCCAGCTGCCTGTACTGCAGGATTGCTCTGGGGGCTGCATGAcgacacccccccacccccccgcccccccattTTGGCACTGGTATTGAAGCCGGTAGTGGAGAAAGGTCTCCTGGGGGTGGTCCTACTGCAGCTCCCCGGGTTCTCCTGTGtgtcccagccctggggtgggTACAGTGTCACCCCCCTGCaccctctgcttctccctcccGTCCCGGCAGAAATCCCTTGTCAGAGGGGCTGTGCGCTCGCTGCCGCACCCAGACTCTTCCTTTCTGTCACTGCTTTCACAGTGGCTGGTGAGGTGGATAAAAACAGAGGTCTGTTTTCTGTAAAGTTGTTGATACTAAAAGGAATAGCTGGGTCAGTGTGGGCGTCGGGTGAGAACAGAGAATTACTCACGCAGAGCAATATTTTGTTGCTTCAGgtttgaaagcaaaatttttagATTTGCTCATGAAGTGCTGTAAATAAATAGGGTGAAGAACAGAGGAGAGGGCAGCTGTGAGCGGGGGAATGCTCGGTGCCATTTGCTTGCCGGTATCAGGTAAGGGTGAAGAAAAGCGGTGTGAGGGAATCCAGTGTTGTCTGGGGGAGATGACACTGATGCTACACGTGGTGCTTGGGAAAAAGCACTCAAAGGAGAGCCAGGATATAAAATCTTTGCATCAGGCGCTGACCTGGGACATGCGAGAGATGGTGGGCATGACCCTTTGCAAGCCCTGCTAGCTGCCGTGGGAGTGGAGTATGGAAACCTGAGGACATGGGGCAGCATCAGTGTGGGGATGctctgggcagggctggggctgttgAAGCAGGTTTGGATTTATAAGCACTCAacgcacacaccccccacaccccctgaGTTTGTGTGCCCCCCCATACCCATGACGCAGGTATCCTGGGCTCTCCAGTGATCTGGTGCAGGGTTGGGTCCTCACACAGGATCTAGCTGAGCCTTGTGAGCTGGGGGGATCCCACGTTACCTTGTGACCCAGCTAAgtactgctgctgttgccattTCACGCTGCTGTTTCCAGTTCCCTTGGCCCCGTTTAGCAGAGGGGTTTTGCAGCCCCCACgctgcccgtgccagccccagctccgAGGCTCCCGCGCTGGCAGCAGCACTcgctgctgggctggcagaggtgcATCCCCATGGGGGAAAAGCAGGtttgctgctctgcttcccccGGGATTTGCCGCAGCGGAGCTCGCTCCCCTGGGGAATCTGCGGTTTGTCTCTGCAGCCGGGAGAGCTCCCGTGGGGGTGAGGATGCTGCGATGCTGGGGCGGCTGATGGGGGGCTCAGGGCACTGGGTGCTGTGATGCTGAGCAGCTCCGCCAGCCTgtgtgctttcttcttttcacactttttgcagcagagatgctctgaAACTACAAGTAATTTGGCAAGAGGAGGGAGTTGACCAGAACTGAATTTGTGATGGTGCTAATTTCCTCCTTGGTAGCTCCAGCTGGCACATAACACCCCTGCAATCTCTGTACATACACCTGTACTGAAGTCACCCGGTTCATCCTGGCCTTTGCTTGACTTAAGAGAAGAAATGGCTGATTTCAAGTACAAGCTGAAGATGAGCCGCCAAGATAAAGAGCAATGAGATATGCATGTGAGAGGCTCTCTTGCTAactctttctgaaaatacttcaagCCTAACTGGAAACCAGGAGTGGTGATGCAGCCAACGCAATCCCACATCCACCCTCTGGATCTGGTGATGACTGTCAGTGCCCTTGGGTGACAATGACGAACAGAGGCTGCTCCGGTGTCACCGCCT
The window above is part of the Falco biarmicus isolate bFalBia1 chromosome 16, bFalBia1.pri, whole genome shotgun sequence genome. Proteins encoded here:
- the MAPKAPK2 gene encoding MAP kinase-activated protein kinase 2 isoform X1, with protein sequence MLPGAPPPPAGFPSPPPPQPPPPPPAAPPPAPPPPFPGKGGLQIRKNAITDDYKVTTQVLGLGINGKVLEIFSKKSGEKFALKMLQDCPKARREVELHWRASQCAHIVRIMDVYENLYQGRKCLLIVMECLDGGELFSRIQDRGDQAFTEREASEIMKSIGEAIQYLHSINIAHRDVKPENLLYTSKRPNAVLKLTDFGFAKETTTHNSLATPCYTPYYVAPEVLGPEKYDKSCDMWSLGVIMYILLCGYPPFYSNHGLAISPGMKKRIRMGQYEFPNPEWSEVSEEVKQLIRNLLKTDPTQRMTITEFMNHPWIMQSMQVPQTPLHTSRVLKEEKDLWEDVKEEMTSALATMRVDYEQIKIKKIEDSSNPLLMKRRKKANPTEPAALPH
- the MAPKAPK2 gene encoding MAP kinase-activated protein kinase 2 isoform X2, whose protein sequence is MGLGEEEELTPAPKLCEEMLQDCPKARREVELHWRASQCAHIVRIMDVYENLYQGRKCLLIVMECLDGGELFSRIQDRGDQAFTEREASEIMKSIGEAIQYLHSINIAHRDVKPENLLYTSKRPNAVLKLTDFGFAKETTTHNSLATPCYTPYYVAPEVLGPEKYDKSCDMWSLGVIMYILLCGYPPFYSNHGLAISPGMKKRIRMGQYEFPNPEWSEVSEEVKQLIRNLLKTDPTQRMTITEFMNHPWIMQSMQVPQTPLHTSRVLKEEKDLWEDVKEEMTSALATMRVDYEQIKIKKIEDSSNPLLMKRRKKANPTEPAALPH